The Gemmatimonadaceae bacterium DNA segment GACGGGCCGTGCCAGGGGGAGCCATCGTGCGCGCGCCGCAGCGCGTCGCCAAGTCGGTCGCGGGGGGCCATATGCGTAATATGGCCACTGGACACGACACGCGTGAGAGAAGAAAACCGATTTCGCATCGCGCCGTAGGGAGCGGCATCCCTAACCGATGGATCTCGTATGCTCCGAACGTTCACGCTCGCAACGGGGCTCGCGCTGCTCGCGCCGGCCGCCGTCCACGCCCAAGCAGCCTTCACGGCAGAAGTCTCGGGTCGCGGCACACCCGTGCTCTTCATCCCCGGACTCACGAACAACGGCGAGGTCTGGCGCAGCACCGCCGCCGAGTTCGCCCGTGACCACGAGGTGCACGTGCTCTCGCTGGCCGGCTTCGCCGGCGCGCCGCCCGTCGCGACCGATCCTGGCTGGCTGGAGCGCCAACGCGACGCCATCGTCGCGTACATCCGCGAACGCCGTCTCGACCGCCCGGTGCTGGTCGGCCACTCACTCGGCGGTGTGCTGGCGCTGTGGATCGCCGTCGAGCATCCCGAGCTTCCGTCCGCCGTCGTCAACATCGACGGACTCCCGTTCATCGGCGCGACGATGAATCCCGACGCCACCGCTGAATCGATGCGGCCGATGGCCGAGCAGATGCGCACGATGATGTCCAGCCCGAACGCCAAGGAGAACTACCTGCGGATGCAGGGCGCGCAGTTGCGGATGATGGTGCACGACAGCGCCGCGCAGGCGATGCTGGCCCGCCACGGCCGCGACAGCGATATGGCGACGATGGCGGTGGCGATGTACGATATGTGGCGCCTCGACCTCCGGGCCGACCTCGCCCGCGTCCGCGTCCCCGTGCTCAACCTGCACGCCTGGATCGCCTATGAGTCGATGGGCCAGACCCGCGCCGCCGTCGAGCGCCTGATGACCGGCCAGTACGCCACGCTCGCGGATGCGACGCTGCGCATCCACGACCAGGCGTATCACTTCATTATGCTCGACGAACCCGAGTGGACGCAGCGCGAGATGCGGGACTTCCTCGCGCGCGTCGCCGCGATGCGGCGCTAGCCCGCGGCCGGGCCGGCGACGTCAGGCTTCCGTCGCCGGCTTCGGCGTGCGCTTGCGGCTGCCGAAGTGCGCCCCGCGCTCGCGCGGCTGCGCCAGCTGGAACAGGCGGTTCGTGTAGAACGCGACGATGCGCTCCTGCACCGACGTGCGCGTGTCGTTCGACGCCGCACGGAACGGCGCGTAGCGCTGCGGGTCGCCGCTCACCGTGAACCACCACCACGACTCGTCCGCGCCGCGCTGCGCTTCCACGGTGCACGCGTACTGCCGATCGTCCGCCACGAACTCAAACCCCTTGATCATTCCCCTGCTCCTTCGGCGCGATCGCGCCGTACGAGAATTCGCTTGCCCTTGATCGTCGCCTTCGCCATTGCCGCGAGGATGTCGCTCGCCGCGTCCTGCGGCACGTCCACCAGCGAGTGACGGTCGAAGACGGTGATCGTGCCGATGCGCGTCGCCGCAATGCCCGCCTCGTTGGCGATCGCACCCACGAGATCGCCGGGACGCACCTTCAGCTTGCGACCGGCACCCACGTACAGCCGCGTCATCGCCGCGGCGCCCTTCGTCGAGCCCTTGCCCGCTCCCCTCCCCGCTCCCTTCGCCGCGCGCTCGGTCTTGCGCTCCGCGCGCATCGCGGCGCGTTCGCGCGCCGGATGCCGCTCACGCTGCGCGGCGCTGGGAATCTCCTGCTCTTCCGCCTCCGGCTCGCCCTGCCCGCGCGCCAGCAGCTTGGACGCCGCCGCCGCGATATCGAGCGCGTCGAACTCCGCCGCCAGCGGCGTCACCATCGCCCGCCACGCCTCGAGACCACCCTCCAGCAGCGCCTCACGCAGCGCCGCCTGCGCCTGCTCGGCGCGCTTCACC contains these protein-coding regions:
- a CDS encoding alpha/beta hydrolase, with product MLRTFTLATGLALLAPAAVHAQAAFTAEVSGRGTPVLFIPGLTNNGEVWRSTAAEFARDHEVHVLSLAGFAGAPPVATDPGWLERQRDAIVAYIRERRLDRPVLVGHSLGGVLALWIAVEHPELPSAVVNIDGLPFIGATMNPDATAESMRPMAEQMRTMMSSPNAKENYLRMQGAQLRMMVHDSAAQAMLARHGRDSDMATMAVAMYDMWRLDLRADLARVRVPVLNLHAWIAYESMGQTRAAVERLMTGQYATLADATLRIHDQAYHFIMLDEPEWTQREMRDFLARVAAMRR